From the Raphanus sativus cultivar WK10039 unplaced genomic scaffold, ASM80110v3 Scaffold0176, whole genome shotgun sequence genome, one window contains:
- the LOC108830188 gene encoding NDR1/HIN1-like protein 3, producing MQQNPTSRSSSGYPNPNTPEQSNANPYQNHNPPCAPHHHNPRTILIRRLFIVSMVFLLILGLILVLYFGLISPQLPYAYINSLSLSNFNVSNNHLTGNWDLQLRFQNPNSKMSLCYNAVFCTLYYNRVSLSETRLQPLDQGKKDETPINATLSVSGSYVEARLADSIGKERAVKGSVEFDLRLTSSVTFRYGVYRRRRYVTVYCYDVLVGVPANSSSGKMVGSAKRCKSF from the coding sequence ATGCAGCAAAACCCGACTTCTAGATCCTCCAGTGGGTATCCAAACCCGAATACACCTGAACAGTCCAACGCCAACCCGTACCAAAACCACAACCCTCCCTGCGCGCCGCATCATCACAATCCACGCACCATCCTAATCCGCCGCCTCTTCATCGTCTCAATGGTCTTTCTCCTCATCTTAGGACTCATCCTCGTCCTCTACTTCGGGCTCATCAGTCCCCAATTACCATACGCTTACATCAATTCTCTCTCCCTCTCGAATTTCAACGTCTCCAACAATCATCTCACCGGAAACTGGGACCTCCAGCTCCGATTCCAAAACCCTAACTCCAAGATGTCGCTTTGCTACAACGCTGTCTTCTGCACTCTTTATTACAACAGAGTTTCTCTGTCGGAAACGAGACTACAGCCGTTGGATCAAGGGAAGAAAGATGAGACTCCGATTAACGCTACGCTCTCTGTCTCCGGGAGTTACGTTGAAGCTCGACTGGCTGATTCGATAGGGAAAGAGAGGGCGGTGAAAGGAAGCGTAGAGTTCGATTTGAGGTTGACTTCTTCGGTTACCTTCCGGTATGGAGTGTATCGGCGGAGGAGGTACGTTACGGTTTACTGCTATGATGTGTTGGTTGGTGTTCCAGCTAATAGTAGCTCAGGGAAGATGGTTGGTTCCGCTAAGAGATgcaaatctttttga